Within Neoarius graeffei isolate fNeoGra1 chromosome 21, fNeoGra1.pri, whole genome shotgun sequence, the genomic segment gacttggaggtgctgattctcatcccagccgcttcacactcgactgcaaaccgccccagtgcatgctggaggtcctggtttgaagaagccagcaggacaacatcatccgcaaaaagcagagatgaaatcctgtggttcccaaacaggattccttccggcccctggctgcgcctagaaattctgtccataaaaattatgaacagaaccggtgacaaagggcagccctgccggagtccaacatgcactgggaacaggtctgacttactgccggtaatgcaaaccagactcctgctccgttcgtacaaggaccggacagcccttagcaaagagccccgaacctataaagtgtaatatagtataattattttaaagtgtgttaaaagtgttagcgtgaaagcgtgatgttagtatactttttatatatttacaaaaagtacaatttgtgtaggcggcacggtggtgtagtggttagcgctgttgcctcacagcaagaaggtccgggttcgagccccatggccggcaagggcctttctgtgtggagtttgcatgttctccccgtgtccgcgtgggtttcctccgggtgctccggtttcccccacagtccaaagacacgcaggttaggttaactggtgactctaaattgagcgtaggtgtgaatgtgagtgtgaatggttgtctgtgtctatgtgtcagccctgtgataacctggcgacttgtccagggtgtaccccgcctttcacccgtagtcagctgggataggctccagcttgcctgcgaccctgtagaaggataaagcggctagagataatgagatgagatgagttccattttcaatatactattgaaaatatgaatatactttaaatacaataaagtacatttatttttcaccagggtaaataaaaaaattaaataaaaattccCTGAAGaggataaaacactgaatggATGGAAAAAATGGTGGTgttaatgtactgtatattttatatattatactaATACTAATACTAATAATACTTGTAATACCAATAGTATTAATgctactagagcggcggctacaattatcaactgtccataattatcgacaccttttcagatttaccaataaaaacaattttacaaaggcgagtttcagttacaacagttattattggataattaatcaaccggaagacccacctcgccctttgatcttgtcatctgatgacacaactcgttacctgagatggaattttttttagcacgatcagcaattttttggaaaacccggacgttatcatcgcaggtaagcatggtggaaagatcatggacatgtttttactgatcaaattcaccgatatttcatgaactCCTCgttaaaacctactttgtttcgtacgctttcatttgacagccgccattttgtatctaaacacgtatttgagaagtcacgtgaggtgtcgataatagtgatcactttcaccggtgtccaccattatcaccACCCTGTGGAATCAAGtggcatttacaactgttatggatcgatctttgtgtaacattgttgaagtagatgaagtactttaaaaaaaaaaaaagtgctgtgatttataatattttttttctgattcataccagaatggaatgtttatagagtatttggaatcctattgcaataaatagaattagactagaattaaattcctaacatataaaaaattacatacttgaaatattcagatttttctatttcattcagaattttttttttttttttgcagtttgttgtaaatatcgaccgcatattacaatatcagtagacattttatattttgattcgaggaatgacatgtgacctttgacctggattttcatgcagtTACAATGTAAAttccctgttgatatttattggtaaacgacaaaactagaaattaatacaaacaacaacgaatgatgagcaaaatgtgatctacaaaaatacttaaaaagtggaacaaagagattttctgacgcaggttaaacattatcagttcatttgtttacaaacattacaattacttcctcatttacgtaaacaccgacatccatatatttatataaaatatattttgtactaaatacaagtctatgtaaaacaaattttaaataaaaactatgtttaacTTAAATccacatactgattattattttttttaataaataatcgtCTGGATATCGATAATTGCGGAATGGTGTCGatgactgtggacaaaggtgtcgataattgtggaacagtgtcacgtgatctgatacgctacgtaatcgggaatcaactcaattTTTTtctagtggaagtttgagtaattattcatgtgcAATTTaagtactgaaagtcttttctacttttgtaacggccaaaagatcgttaaggtgtcgataattgtagccgccgctctactacTTTTTTTCTACTTTGGAGCTGCTGTAACATATGAATTTCCCCTATGGgagatcaataaagtttatcttatcttatcttatttctactactgctaataataattattattgtgtTATCACATGGTACAATTTTTTTTGTTGATGGTATGATGCATCCATCATACCATCCAAGCAATGCAGATTTCTGAAAGACCCCTATGTTGTACTTGATCTTCAACTGGTCCAAGAAATATGGAAGTTTGTGAGGAATTGACCCTCAGTGCTCCTATTGGAATTACTGTCGTTTTCCTGTTCCACATCCTTTCAATTTCCAATTTGAGATCAGCAAAGTAGTTACTGGTCTTTTCAAATTCTTTCTGGGTTATGTTGCTATCTCCAGGCTCTGCAACATCAACAAGGACGCATCGAGCTGCCTTCTTGTCCACCAAAGTGATGTCTGGCCTTTTGTGCTCAATTTTCCAGCTGGTCTGTACAGTAAAGTCCCAAAGGATttctgcatgctcattctccaggaCCTTATCTAGTTCATGGAGAGCCCACCAAGTGTTAACTTGGAAACCGTATTTCTGGCATAGACTCCAAAGAAGATTTAAGCATACCTTGTCATGCCATCTCTTGTAATCTTTTTGTGTGAGCATTTTACAAGAGCTTACTATATGAGTGACATTCTCAACTCCATCTCCACAGAGCCTGTGTTTGTCAGAGATCTCTTGTTTATATATAGTCTTCTTGATTGAGTTAGTATTTAGAGCTTGATCCTGAGCTGCAATTAAAAGGCTCTCGGTTTCTCTTTCGAGGTCTCCCTTTATAAGCCATTTCCATGAATCTTCTGTCTTGAGATCTTTTGTATCTCTGTGAAACTGTCCATGAAGAGGCATCTTCTCCACCAAGGCAACTTTCTCATCTTCGATTCTCTTACGATATTCTACTTTGGTCTCAATAGTACCATTATCCAAACCCTGCTGTTGTGCCACATACTTCAGCAGTATTTCATTATTATTTGCCAATTACCAATCTAGCGTTCATCTTTCACTCACCACACAATCTTCAATGCTAACCAATCCCTGATCTTGCAGGGCATATATAGCCGAATCACATTGGCTTTAGGATGTAGAGCATGGTAAATAGTCATAGTTTTCCTAGTTCACCAATCTCGGTTCTGTtcctgtgattattattattattattattattattattatcccattTCCACTGAAGTGGAAATGGGATCTTGAAATTGCTTCGGCTTAGTGTACACGTCGTAGTAGCAGTTAGACAAGGGTAATTTCTCGCTCAGTTTTCAAGATATCTGGATGAAACTTGGTGTGCACATAGGTAGTGACCATCTGTGATCTCCATCTCAtacatgacatcacatgatgtCATGACATCGTTTTATGATGTCATAAAATGTTCAGGAATGGCGATGATTGGGACCACCTGGTACAGTACCAGGACAAGCTAGACAAAATTCTTTCATGCCATCTTCCATGGCCCTTATGCCTTAACACTTTTTTGCACAcatttgacctctgaccttgacTCTTTGGCAGAATTAGGTCAAAGGTCACTTATGTGTTAAATCGATACTCCTCCCTCATTTTTTCATAAATTTTCACCAAATTGGGTAGGGAGAACCTATTTGGGGGTCTTCAAAATAGTTCACATTGGTTAAGCGATTTGACCCATTTTCACCGAGTTACGTGACCTTAAACTTGTCAATTAGGTGACTCTATAGCAAAAAGTCAGAGTTTTGTCTATTTTTCATGGTTTTTTAGCTAGCCTTGCTCCTTTGCCATAGAAAAACATGTTTCAATGAATATTTATTGTTTTGACCTATTGACCTTTGACCAATGGCCTATATCTCAAAAAATGGAGCAAGATAAGGCCATAGTTACTATTAACCATAAATAGGAAGTCATATGTGGGCTTTCATTTGGGGATATGGGATTTCATTTTCATGAGGGGCACCTATGGCTTTCAAGATGGCGGAGCGCATGgacgcagcggctttgctctggtGGATTTCTGTTGTTATGTTGTTGTTTGTTCATGTGTCGGTCAGCAAAATCACATACAGCCGAGAATATCTTTTAAAGACTGGAATGGCATGTactaccccaattccaaaaaagttgggacaaagtacaaattgtaaataaaaacggaatgcaataatttacaaatctcaaaaactgatattgtattcacaatagaacatagacaacatatcaaatgttgaaagtgagacattttgaaatttcatgccaaatattggctcatttgaaatttcatgacagcaacacatctcaaaaaagttgggacggggcaataagagactggaaaagttaaaggtataaaaaaggaacagctggaggaccaaattgcaactcattaggtcaattggcaataggtcattaacatgactgggtataaaaagagcatcttggagtggcagcggctctcagaagtaaagatgggaagaggatcaccaatccccttaattctgcgccgacaaatagtggagcaatatcagaaaggagttcgacagtgtaaaattgcaaagagtttgaacatatcatcatctacagtgcataatatcatcaaaagattcagagaatctggaagaatctctgtgcgtaagggtcaaggccggaaaaccatactgggtgcccgtgatcttcaggcccttagatggcactgcatcacatacaggcatgcttctgtattggaaatcacaaaatgggctcaggaatatttccagagaacattatctgtgaacacaattcaccgtgccatccgccgttgccagctaaaactctatagttcaaagaagaagccgtatctaaacatgatccagaagcgcagacgtcttctctgggccaaggctcatttaaaatggactgtggcaaagtggaaaactgttctgtggtcagacaaatcaaaatttgaagttcttcatggaaatcagggacgccgtgtcatttggactaaagaggagaaggacgacccaagttgttatcagcactcagttcagaagcctgcatctctgatggtatggggttgcattagtgcgtgtggcatgagcagcttacacatctggaaagacaccatcaatgctgaaaggtatatccaggttctagagcaacatatgctcccatccagacgacgtctctttcagggaagaccttgcattttccaacaagacaatgccaaaccacatactgcatcaattacagcatcatggctgcgtagaagaagggtccgggtactgaactggccagcctgcagtccagatctttcacccatagaaaacatttggcgcatcataaaacagaagatacgacaaaaaagacctaagacagttgagcaactagaatcctacattagacaagaatgggttaacattcctatccctaaacttgagcaacttgtctcctcagtccccagacgtttacagactgttgtaaagagaaaaggggatgtctcacagtggtaaacacggccttgtcccaacttttttgaaacgtgttgttgtcatgaaatttaaaatcacctaatttttctctttaaatgatacattttctcagtttaaacatttgatatgtcatctatgttctattctgaataaaatatggaattttgaaacttccacatcattgcattctgtttttatttacaatttgtactttgtcccaacttttttggaatcggggttgtagtacatTAGACTTTACCGTGAACTTTCAACGCGACCAGATCCCGCAGGAGATCGTACAACCGCTGGGATCCCAGTGGATCActatgtgtttttgtttttatgtctttgttttttttaatgacctATTTATGTTTTTATGTCTTTTTATATGATCCACTAGAGGAATAGGATTTCATTGTACATTGTGCAATGACAGTTAAAGGAAATTGAATTGAAGTTGGGAACATTGGTTTTGCCCTGGCGTGATCTCAACAGgttagatcatctcatctcattatctctagccactttatcctgttctacagggtcgcaggcaagctggagcccatcccagctgactacgggcgaaaggcggggtacaccctggacaagtcgccaggtcatcacagggctgacacatagacacagacaaccattcacactctcattcacacctacggtcaatttagagtcaccagttaacctaacctgcatgtctttggactgtgggggaaaccggagcacccggaggaaacccacgcggacacggggagaacatgcaaactccgcacagaaaggccctcgctggccccggggctcgaacccaggaccttcttgctgtgaggcaacagcgctaaccactacaccaccgtgccgcccaggttagATCAATGATCTGAATATTTTTCACTGGCCTGCATCAAGAAATTGGTGAAAGATAGGAACTTAGTTGATATTATTAACCATGGAAGTATTATATCCTTTTCCCTTTGTCATCAGATTCCAGACAAGTGGCCTCATTTCCCTCAgttctgtgaccttgacctttgtcccaaagcctcaggtgtggaaatgggataccactgtgcccttggcacagtaccgctagttattattattattttttaataataataattattattattattattattattactatggaACATTTTGGCCCTCACAATGGGCTAAGTatctgcacgcacgcacgcacacacacacacacacacacacacaatgactgcCAAAGTGTTAATAATTGGTGGTGTTATAAGGAAGTGAACTTCAGTCCTGAGGCTGTATAGGAAGGCTTCTGGTAAAACAATCCAGAAAAACAGGTGAGGGCTTGATAATAAGCAGAAGGATGAACGTTAGAGGAAAGTAAGCGTTTTCTCTCAAGACAATTTGTTTTTATTCAAAAGCAAACAGAATTTCTCCAGCTcaggtaaaaaaaattaaaaataacagtGAACTATATGCTATATACACATCATAACTCTGAATATTGTAGTTGGTTTCCTGGTGGTTTAGTTTTAATCTCGGTTACCAGCCTTTTTTGCAGCTCGTCTCCAACAACATGAAGGCCGAAGACAAACTTCAGATCAGAAAATTCTTTTTCATGCTGATCAACTCCTTGTTTATTGTAAGATCCATCTCAGCTCTATGTTTGCATTTGCAGTTCTCTGTATAATTAGTGTACCAGTTCTGTTAATATGGTGAATATATTTAAAGTGAAATATGTGTTGCTATATACAATATTTATATTAACTACGTATCATGTGCTAATATTAACATTTTTACAGATTCTTGGTATCAGCCTTTTTGGAGCTTCGATATGGATCTTATTTGATACAAGTACTGTCATAACTGTTTTAAGCAATGGTAagatttgttggggtttttttttattcttcttaATCGAGTGACACAGAAGTTAGAAGTATCGAGTGATTCTTTTGTCTACTGTGTAAGAAAATCTCAAGGAAGTCCAATTTGTTCATTATTGACTAAGAAAGTTGTGTCGACGCTTGAGTGAGCAGATCCAACTATGTGCTGATTGTGTGATGATGCATAACGATAGTTCGTATGTGTATGTGATCTCTGATCTCTTAGAGACGGACGTCAAGGTGGTGGCCGGAGGGCTGTTTATTATCGGTCTGGTGGTTGTCGGTGTTTCCATGTTGGGCTGCATTGGAGTTTGGTTAGAAAACAGATGTTTCATCGCACTTGTAAGTGTTGATACAAAATTCTGTAGTATAACATGcactacaataaaaaaaattcactGATCATTTATACACAAGTCATACTGCatacactctttaaaaaaaaaaaacatcagattCTTAATGTTTTACTTGAACCCTTTCCCTTATCTTACCTTACCTTTAAAGGTTTCCCctaaattatccaatcagccaatcatgtggcagcagtccaatacataaactcatgcagatgcaggtcaagagcttcagttaatgcttcAGAATCAAACATCAGAATCTGGAGCCATTGTGATTTCAGTGACTTTGGCCATACTGCAGTGGTTTGTGACAGACAGAcatctttttccaatcttcaactgtccagtttgggtgagtccATGCCCAGTGTagcttcagattcctgttcttggctgacaggagtagaacccagtgtggtcttctgcttttgTAGCCAGTCCACCTTGAGCTTTGAGGTGTTCtgtgttttgagatgcttttctgttcaacaCAGTTGTAAAGGGTAGTtattggtcacctggcccctccatctctctgctcctgcccagcccgctcaagaccaCTGTCTGTCCTGGTTTCCCGTtgttggaatgaccttcccattgaggtcagaactgctgactccatgaccaccttcaagcgcagactgaagactcacctcttcaggctgcacctctgccTTGCTTCCTTGCCCACCATGTAACTGCGttttggtcttgaccaacccaggctgtgtacggtctAGGCTGGGGTTAGCtgctttgagttctctatttagttgtactttatatggttggtttgtttccttgggtgTATTGATATTtcagcagaatattacactaggtattgctgtcacttgttcagttggtacTAGAacgttcttgtctagaagttcagcacttcgtgtacctgacttttgcacttgttgtacgtcgctctggataagagcatctgctaaatgccatttaatgtaatgtaatgtaatgtaatgtaatataatacttgagttaccatagccttcctgtcagctttgaaacagtctggccattcttctcCGACATCTCtctggatgtttttttgtttttcgcaccattctgagtGAACTCTAGAGaatgttgtgtatgaaaaccccagaagatcagcagtttctgaaatactcaaattgaCACCAATCACCATGTCATGGTCAAAGTCATTTTAATGTTGGATGTGAACATGAATGGAATCTCTTAAGTGGAGATGCACTAACTTACAGTTGTATCATTCTGCTGGTTTTAGACTTTGGTCTTTTCCATCTCTTCCAGTACATGGGCCTCTTAATTGCCATAATTTTTGGTGAACTTTTTGTCACCTTCTTACTACTGGTGAGACGGAACCAAGTAAGTTTTTAACCAGACTCATTTTGACATTCAATATACCACTTTAGACTTGTCACGAATGGTGAATTATCAGAGAATAAcagtgtttattctatccacattcacttgatatgagcaatcgcgcgttctgattggctactctactattaggatatcagctcatataccgtgagtagagaaaaacaaaatggcagcgtgcatcaagtcagatatatcacttttttttttatcaagtatttaaaagaaacagaaatagctcaaaTAATATcgtccccccaccaccaccactacccctaatatctcctgttccacactccagcccagtcgatggcagtaatgcagcttTAAGTTGTTTTGCCAACCACcagaaaaccctaaagaagaagaagaaaatggcggagcgtgttactgaaccaaccgacgatgaaataaaaactctactcaaaaacaaaaccctaataaatacaaaaaaagcaacaaaatacagaataaaagtatttgatggtaagaacgaatcttttttattatttttcaagaattattattgttatagcatttttcacaaattgctactgtcacttcgctggtttgtttacattctaagcagaaattattttgttggacgttttgtataaaggttttatttatcgaattagcaaaaaataaaaatgctctgtttctcaaaagccagtgaatgtggatagaataaaacagttattccactcaatctcgtcatacatggattatagccaattcggtgctacgcgcctcataagttatcagctcatgtatgactcgatttcatggaataactgttaagcatACTAAGCCAGGGAAAAACACCAGAACGAGTTTAGACATTTTTGGCTTTTGACAAATTTAATACAACGCTGTGTGTGAGCTCTTTTCTCTGATCCTGCTTCCTAATGGACCCTACAAGATCAATTATTTACGAAGACCTAATGCTGTTTGGAAATCAGCATTAAACAAAAAAGTGCTCTCGACTTTAACAGATTGAGACATTTTTGACTGAAAGTGTCGATGCCATCATCAGCATGTACGGGGTTAATGGTACACAAACCACCTGGAGTCTTCTGGACAGTGTGCAGCAGTCTGTATGTACTGATTATACTTTGTATGCATTATTGAATGAAGCCTAATGATTAACCCTAATTAATTTAGTCTGTTTGTGAACGTCTCCAAATAAGTTTAACTGTAATTAAAAGCATGGCTGGCTTCCATCATCTTTATGAACTTGCTCCGTAATGAGTATGCTTTTCTCGAGGCAAAATGCTGCGGCAGACAGAACGCCAGCGACTGGAAGACAAACGAATTTGTTCAGAGCCAGAACACATCTGATATCTACCCCTGCTCGTGCTTCAATGGGAGCTGCCCTGTATTCCTGGCCAACGAGATGTACTCGTTTGGAAATGGGACTCATATCTACATAATGGTATTATAATGTTATTCAcgctcactcactctcacctCTGTCCTTATTAAATTGCATAACCTtgttgttgattgttttcctataacagaatCCTAAAGTGTTTTATGACTTGCATATGAATTTAATGATCCTGGAAattgtgtgggttttttcctGGTATAGGGCTGTGAGGAGAAACTAAAGGATTGGTTTGAAAAGAACGTAATTGTGATACTTGGCATGGACCTTGCACTCCTATTCATTCAGGTATCTACAGGATGCTAGGAAAGtgtatgcaaacttttttttttagccttATCCATATGATATAAACCTCTTGCTGTTGCTGTTCTGTTCAGATCCTGCAGTTTATTTTGGGACTTCTAATCTTTCGGAACATTGGTACGAAGATTAAAGATCAACAGCCTGAAAATCTTCTCAATGCAATGGAAGAAAACCCAGCATCAAGTTCTGACCCTTACCAAAACGATCTGGAGAACTACCAGTCTTACACAAATACTTCTGACCAGCAGCTGCACGATGCTTATAATCAAGAACATTCTGGACAGAGTTATTACCAGTATCACGATCCTCAACATCAACACAACTCTCATATGGATGACCAGAGATGGAACGACGGGTATGACAACGCGGGACAGAGTTATGATCAGTATGAAAGCCAGCTTTATCAGCGCCATCATGACCCAAACCCCAACCATCACATCTATAACCAGACATTTGAAGATGGTTATGAACAACAATATGCTAATACGAGTTATAACCAGTATCAAGGACAACAGTACCAATATGACCATGACCTTCATTACAGGCAGAGCTCAAAGAGCAATTATAGCTCGGGTTATGTTCATGATGACTACAGGAATAACTATGAATATTAATAATCaactccaaaattattggcacct encodes:
- the si:ch73-139j3.4 gene encoding tetraspanin-19 isoform X1, with product MKAEDKLQIRKFFFMLINSLFIILGISLFGASIWILFDTSTVITVLSNETDVKVVAGGLFIIGLVVVGVSMLGCIGVWLENRCFIALYMGLLIAIIFGELFVTFLLLVRRNQIETFLTESVDAIISMYGVNGTQTTWSLLDSVQQSAKCCGRQNASDWKTNEFVQSQNTSDIYPCSCFNGSCPVFLANEMYSFGNGTHIYIMGCEEKLKDWFEKNVIVILGMDLALLFIQILQFILGLLIFRNIGTKIKDQQPENLLNAMEENPASSSDPYQNDLENYQSYTNTSDQQLHDAYNQEHSGQSYYQYHDPQHQHNSHMDDQRWNDGYDNAGQSYDQYESQLYQRHHDPNPNHHIYNQTFEDGYEQQYANTSYNQYQGQQYQYDHDLHYRQSSKSNYSSGYVHDDYRNNYEY
- the si:ch73-139j3.4 gene encoding uncharacterized protein si:ch73-139j3.4 isoform X2, with protein sequence MKAEDKLQIRKFFFMLINSLFIILGISLFGASIWILFDTSTVITVLSNETDVKVVAGGLFIIGLVVVGVSMLGCIGVWLENRCFIALAKCCGRQNASDWKTNEFVQSQNTSDIYPCSCFNGSCPVFLANEMYSFGNGTHIYIMGCEEKLKDWFEKNVIVILGMDLALLFIQILQFILGLLIFRNIGTKIKDQQPENLLNAMEENPASSSDPYQNDLENYQSYTNTSDQQLHDAYNQEHSGQSYYQYHDPQHQHNSHMDDQRWNDGYDNAGQSYDQYESQLYQRHHDPNPNHHIYNQTFEDGYEQQYANTSYNQYQGQQYQYDHDLHYRQSSKSNYSSGYVHDDYRNNYEY